From the Paraflavitalea soli genome, the window TCCCCATTTAACACACCTCCTTCTATCTTTCCATTATACCCTATCACTGTTTTGTATTGGTACCCCTTGCCCAATAGTTCAAAAGCTGCCGCACTGGTAAACAACTTCTGCGTACTGGCAGCCGCAAGTCCCACATGTTGGTTGTGTTCATACACAGGCTTACCTGTTTGCGCGTCTACCACATATAGACTGAAGAGGGCATATTTCATAGTAGAGTCAGCTTCCAATTGCCTCACCGCTTCTGCCAGTTTCTGCGGAAGAGATTGCGCTGCAACCAGGAACGTATTGATCACACAGGCAAAAAGAAAGAGAATCTGCTTCATGAACGGCTTCCATTTAATTGTTCGCCAACGTAAGCAAAATTTCCGAACCGGCAATGAAGTGCCTGGCATCACCTCCGCCCCTATCAACTTTTCAACTTGTTAACCTGTCACCCACATCCCCTACCTTTGTTCCCCAATTACCAAATTATGGAATCCGTTTTTGCATCGATTATCACCATTGGCGATGAACTATTGATTGGACAGGTAGTGGACACCAACAGCGCGTGGATGGCCCAGGAACTGAACAAAGCAGGTATATGGCTCAAACGACGCGTAGCAGTAGGAGATGACAAACAGGAGATCATCAATGCCCTCGAAGATCAGGCGCGCGACACCCACATCATCCTCATGACAGGCGGACTAGGCCCCACCGCCGATGACATTACCAAACCTGTGTTAAACGAATACTTCGGCGGAAAGATGGTAGTGGATGAAAAAACACTGATCCATATCCAGCATTTGTTTGCCAACATATACCGCCGCCCCCTCACCGATCGCAACCTGCTGCAGGCAGAAGTGCCGGATGTTTGTACCGTACTGCCCAACAAACGCGGCTCTGCGCCCGGCATGTGGTTTGAAAAAGACGGAAAAATATTCATATCCCTCCCTGGTGTACCTCATGAAATGAAAGGAATAATGACCGAAGAGGTATTACCCAGGCTGCAACAGCATTTTACCATGCCGTTCATTGCCCACCGCACCATGCTCACTGCAGGGATCGGGGAAAGTTACCTGGCCGATATCATCCAGCCCTGGGAAGAAAAACTGCCCGCCCACCTGAAATTGGCCTACCTGCCCAATTACGGAATGGTGCGTTTGCGCATCACCGGCTCCGGGGCCGATAAAGAACAACTGGACCGCGACCTGGATACAGAGTTTGCCAAAGTAAAAGTGCTGGCAAAAGAATGGATGGTCATTGATGAGGACCTCCCCTTAAATATGGTGGTAGGCAAGCTGCTCAAAGAACAGGGTAAAACCATGTCAACTGCTGAAAGCTGTACCGGAGGATATATTGCGCATCTCATCACCTCCATACCTGGCTCCAGTGCTTATTATAAAGGAAGCGTGGTGGCTTACGCCAATGAAGTGAAAGAAAACCTGCTGAAAGTAACACCCGGCACACTCGCCACAGCAGGCGCTGTGAGCGAAGAAACAGTAAAGCAGATGGTCAAAGGCGCCCTGGATGCCCTTCATACCGATTATGCATTGGCCATTTCCGGCATCATGGGTCCCGATGGCGGTTCTCCTGAAAAACCAGTCGGGCTGGTTTGGGTAGCCATTGGTAACCGGGAAAAAACAGTGACCCATCAGTTCAATTTCCGCTTCGACCGGATGCGGAATATTGAAATAGCTGCCAACCACAGCCTCAACCTGTTAAGAAAATTTATTGCAGAACAAGGCTAAGGCGAACGATTGTTAGCAAAATCATTACCTTTGGCACTTTGGGAACAAAAACTAAAATCATAAAACCAGAAATTCATTATGGCAGTTGTTGACCTGGTGATGCCTAAGCTGGGCGAAAGCATTATGGAAGCCACGGTTCTAAAGTGGCACAAGCAACCCGGCGATACTGTGAAGATGGATGAGACCGTGCTGGAAATAGCCACGGATAAGGTGGATAGTGAAGTACCCTCAACCGCCGAAGGCGTAATAGAAGAAATTTTGTTCAACGTCAACGATGTGGTGCCCATTGGCACCGTGATCGCCCGCATACGCACAGGAGCCGCTGAACCAGCCGCCCCGGCACAAAAGCCACAGCAGCCAACAGTCAGCAGCCAGCCTGCCATACCTGTTGTGGAACAGCCCGTAACTGCCAGCCGCCAGCCGGCCACTGTGAATGGCACCAGCGCCAATCGCTTTTATTCCCCCCTCGTACTCACCATTGCCGCAGGCGAAGGCGTAAGTATGAGTGAACTGGAAAACATTCCAGGCACAGGCAATGAAGGCCGGGTAACGAAGAAAGATATTTTACAATATGTAGAAGCAAAGCGCACTGGCAAAGTCGGCACCTATACTGAAAAAGTTACCAGCTACGAGCAGAAGCCAACATCGGCCCAGCAGCAGGCCCAGGTAGTGAACGTCCAGGAACAGAAGCCGCTCGCAGCTGTATCTTCCTATTCCGGCAATGTAGAGATCATTGAAATGGACCGCATGCGCAAGGCCATTGCCAACCATATGGTGAATAGCAAGGACATCAGCGCCCACGTAACCAGTTTCACAGAAGCCGATGTAACCAACATGGTATTGTGGAGAGAACGCGTGAAAAAAGAATTCGAAAAACGCGAGGGTGAAAAGCTCACGTTCACTCCCCTGTTTATTGAAGCCGTGATCAAATGCATCAAGAAATACCCCTGGCTCAACAGCAGTGTGGATGGAGATAAGATCATTATCAAAAAAGATATCAATATCGGTATGGCGGCTGCCTTGCCTTCCGGTAACCTCATCGTACCCGTGATCAAAAATGCAGACCAGCTCAACCTCGTAGGCCTCACCAAGCAGGTAAATACCCTGGCCAATAATGCACGCAATGCAAAATTGAAACCAGATGATACACAAGGCGGTACCTTCACCCTTACCAATGTAGGCACCTTCGGTAGCCTGATGGGTACACCCATCATCAACCAGCCCCAGGTAGCCATTTTAGCAGTAGGAGCTATCAAGAAAAGACCCGTAGTCATTGAAACAGATCAGGGAGATTCTATCGCGATCCGCCATATGATGTACCTGTCTATGTCATACGATCATCGAATTATAGACGGCGCTCTGGGAGCCACCTTCCTCAATGCCGTTGCCAAAGAACTCGAACATTTTAACCCTGACAGGGAAATTTAGTGTTGTGTTGCTGGCTATTTTAAGCAAAAAGCCTGGGCGCAAGCCCGGGCTTTCTTATTTTATTCAGTAATACGGTAGGGCCGCTTCCCCAAGAGCCAAAGGTGGGTCGCTTTCCCAAGGGCCAAAGGTGGGTCGCTTTTCCAAAGCGGCTCA encodes:
- a CDS encoding CinA family nicotinamide mononucleotide deamidase-related protein codes for the protein MESVFASIITIGDELLIGQVVDTNSAWMAQELNKAGIWLKRRVAVGDDKQEIINALEDQARDTHIILMTGGLGPTADDITKPVLNEYFGGKMVVDEKTLIHIQHLFANIYRRPLTDRNLLQAEVPDVCTVLPNKRGSAPGMWFEKDGKIFISLPGVPHEMKGIMTEEVLPRLQQHFTMPFIAHRTMLTAGIGESYLADIIQPWEEKLPAHLKLAYLPNYGMVRLRITGSGADKEQLDRDLDTEFAKVKVLAKEWMVIDEDLPLNMVVGKLLKEQGKTMSTAESCTGGYIAHLITSIPGSSAYYKGSVVAYANEVKENLLKVTPGTLATAGAVSEETVKQMVKGALDALHTDYALAISGIMGPDGGSPEKPVGLVWVAIGNREKTVTHQFNFRFDRMRNIEIAANHSLNLLRKFIAEQG
- a CDS encoding dihydrolipoamide acetyltransferase family protein; its protein translation is MAVVDLVMPKLGESIMEATVLKWHKQPGDTVKMDETVLEIATDKVDSEVPSTAEGVIEEILFNVNDVVPIGTVIARIRTGAAEPAAPAQKPQQPTVSSQPAIPVVEQPVTASRQPATVNGTSANRFYSPLVLTIAAGEGVSMSELENIPGTGNEGRVTKKDILQYVEAKRTGKVGTYTEKVTSYEQKPTSAQQQAQVVNVQEQKPLAAVSSYSGNVEIIEMDRMRKAIANHMVNSKDISAHVTSFTEADVTNMVLWRERVKKEFEKREGEKLTFTPLFIEAVIKCIKKYPWLNSSVDGDKIIIKKDINIGMAAALPSGNLIVPVIKNADQLNLVGLTKQVNTLANNARNAKLKPDDTQGGTFTLTNVGTFGSLMGTPIINQPQVAILAVGAIKKRPVVIETDQGDSIAIRHMMYLSMSYDHRIIDGALGATFLNAVAKELEHFNPDREI